In Drosophila simulans strain w501 chromosome X, Prin_Dsim_3.1, whole genome shotgun sequence, one DNA window encodes the following:
- the LOC27206397 gene encoding ubiquitin-conjugating enzyme E2 N produces MSSLPRRIIKETQRLMQEPVPGINAIPDENNARYFHVIVTGPNDSPFEGGVFKLELFLPEDYPMSAPKVRFITKIYHPNIDRLGRICLDVLKDKWSPALQIRTILLSIQALLSAPNPDDPLANDVAELWKVNEAEAIRNAREWTQKYAVED; encoded by the coding sequence ATGTCCAGCCTGCCACGTCGCATCATCAAGGAGACTCAGCGCTTGATGCAGGAGCCAGTGCCTGGGATCAATGCCATTCCCGATGAGAACAATGCCCGTTACTTCCATGTGATCGTGACCGGACCGAACGATTCGCCCTTCGAGGGCGGCGTGTTCAAGCTGGAGCTGTTCCTACCGGAGGACTATCCGATGTCGGCGCCTAAGGTGCGCTTCATCACGAAGATCTACCATCCGAACATCGATCGTTTGGGCCGCATTTGCCTCGACGTGCTGAAGGACAAGTGGAGTCCAGCCCTGCAGATCCGCACCATATTGCTGTCCATTCAGGCTCTGCTCAGTGCACCCAATCCCGACGATCCGCTGGCCAACGATGTGGCCGAGTTGTGGAAGGTCAACGAGGCGGAGGCCATTCGCAATGCCCGCGAGTGGACCCAGAAATATGCCGTCGAAGACTGA